In Nicotiana tabacum cultivar K326 chromosome 19, ASM71507v2, whole genome shotgun sequence, one DNA window encodes the following:
- the LOC142173269 gene encoding uncharacterized protein LOC142173269 isoform X2, whose amino-acid sequence MNLSKSRKFEIQSTSKTVKHSYVAPSALARGRGQSFRSLGSVRVNAEQRLPIGNSKNLNAAASYLNELAQNTNLAPPGFDPLEDDVSLPQEVEVMQDTQRSKIRLKVGEKLSVTFYHNRAVGKHSTTFVRHLGILVRDHNMCPLRVHSWADIEEYKLDHIWEVVTDKFDSADINGQRDHVLKHMRRLWNNWRGSLHIIVKSKPLRDVLKDVPEGVDKSDWEWLVKEHFLSEKFKAEIQELVRSEPSLINIEVVERCFGPQCKIHVFGFGGGITAKELKDGNSSKVELLDELNATRKENLSLKKTPR is encoded by the exons ATGAATCTATCAAAATCTCGGAAGTTTGAAATACAATCAACTTCAAAGACTGTTAAGCATTCATACGTTGCGCCAAGTGCCTTAGCAAGGGGACGAGGGCAAAGCTTTAGATCTTTGGGTTCGGTAAGGGTAAATGCTGAACAGAGACTCCCGATTGGAAATAGTAAAAATCTTAATGCAGCAGCTTCTTATCTGAATGAGCTAGCTCAGAATACGAATCTTGCACCTCCTGGTTTTGATCCACTAGAAGATGATGTTTCCCTCCCTCAAGAAGTTGAAGTGATGCAAGACACTCAAAGaagcaaaataa GACTCAAAGTTGGAGAAAAGTTGAGCGTCACTTTCTACCACAATCGAGCTGTTGGGAAGCATTCAACCACATTTGTGAGACACTTAGGTATATTAGTTCGTGATCATAATATGTGTCCATTGCGCGTACACTCGTGGGCGGATATCGAAGAATATAAGCTGGACCACATTTGGGAAGTTGTTACT gaCAAATTTGATAGTGCTGACATAAATGGTCAAAGAGATCATGTCTTGAAACATATGAGAAGGTTATGGAATAATTGGAGAGGATCATTGCACATTATTGTGAAATCTAAGCCATTGCGCGACGTTTTAAAGGATGTGCCAGAGGGGGTCGACAAGAGTGATTGGGAATGGTTGGTCAAGGAGCACTTCTTATCTGAAAAGTTTAAG GCTGAAATTCAAGAACTGGTACGATCTGAGCCGTCTCTTATAAACATTGAGGTTGTAGAAAGGTGCTTTGGACCTCAATGCAAGATCCATGTGTTTGGATTTGGAGGTGGAATAACCGCTAAGGAGTTGAAAGATGGTAACTCCTCTAAGGTTGAACTATTGGATGAGTTGAATGCAACTCGTAAAGAAAACCTATCACTTAAAAAAACGCCTAGATAA
- the LOC142173269 gene encoding uncharacterized protein LOC142173269 isoform X1, producing the protein MNLSKSRKFEIQSTSKTVKHSYVAPSALARGRGQSFRSLGSVRVNAEQRLPIGNSKNLNAAASYLNELAQNTNLAPPGFDPLEDDVSLPQEVEVMQDTQRSKIRLKVGEKLSVTFYHNRAVGKHSTTFVRHLGILVRDHNMCPLRVHSWADIEEYKLDHIWEVVTDKFDSADINGQRDHVLKHMRRLWNNWRGSLHIIVKSKPLRDVLKDVPEGVDKSDWEWLVKEHFLSEKFKGGKDGNPPDMATIFFETRKKNDKLVEPETNEKYAEIQELVRSEPSLINIEVVERCFGPQCKIHVFGFGGGITAKELKDGNSSKVELLDELNATRKENLSLKKTPR; encoded by the exons ATGAATCTATCAAAATCTCGGAAGTTTGAAATACAATCAACTTCAAAGACTGTTAAGCATTCATACGTTGCGCCAAGTGCCTTAGCAAGGGGACGAGGGCAAAGCTTTAGATCTTTGGGTTCGGTAAGGGTAAATGCTGAACAGAGACTCCCGATTGGAAATAGTAAAAATCTTAATGCAGCAGCTTCTTATCTGAATGAGCTAGCTCAGAATACGAATCTTGCACCTCCTGGTTTTGATCCACTAGAAGATGATGTTTCCCTCCCTCAAGAAGTTGAAGTGATGCAAGACACTCAAAGaagcaaaataa GACTCAAAGTTGGAGAAAAGTTGAGCGTCACTTTCTACCACAATCGAGCTGTTGGGAAGCATTCAACCACATTTGTGAGACACTTAGGTATATTAGTTCGTGATCATAATATGTGTCCATTGCGCGTACACTCGTGGGCGGATATCGAAGAATATAAGCTGGACCACATTTGGGAAGTTGTTACT gaCAAATTTGATAGTGCTGACATAAATGGTCAAAGAGATCATGTCTTGAAACATATGAGAAGGTTATGGAATAATTGGAGAGGATCATTGCACATTATTGTGAAATCTAAGCCATTGCGCGACGTTTTAAAGGATGTGCCAGAGGGGGTCGACAAGAGTGATTGGGAATGGTTGGTCAAGGAGCACTTCTTATCTGAAAAGTTTAAG GGAGGCAAAGATGGTAATCCACCAGATATGGCAACTATTTTCTTTGAGACTCGTAAGAAGAACGATAAACTTGTCGAACCTGAAACCAATGAAAAATAT GCTGAAATTCAAGAACTGGTACGATCTGAGCCGTCTCTTATAAACATTGAGGTTGTAGAAAGGTGCTTTGGACCTCAATGCAAGATCCATGTGTTTGGATTTGGAGGTGGAATAACCGCTAAGGAGTTGAAAGATGGTAACTCCTCTAAGGTTGAACTATTGGATGAGTTGAATGCAACTCGTAAAGAAAACCTATCACTTAAAAAAACGCCTAGATAA